In Zalophus californianus isolate mZalCal1 chromosome 4, mZalCal1.pri.v2, whole genome shotgun sequence, the following proteins share a genomic window:
- the PLEKHO1 gene encoding pleckstrin homology domain-containing family O member 1 isoform X2, translated as MAVASTSTSDGMLTLDLIQEEDPSPEEPASCAESFRVDLDKSVAHLASSRRRADSDRIQPSSDRASGLPRAWEKPDKGATYTPQAPKKLSPAEKGRCASLEEILSQRDAAPACTLQLRAGDPPGLIPPHPGQLSRIQDLVARKLEKTQELLTEVQGLGDGKRKAKDPPGSPPDSESEQRLLETERLLGEASSNWSQAKRVLQEVRELRDLYRQMDLQTPDSHLRPATQHSQYRKSLM; from the coding sequence GCTTCCACTTCTACCTCGGACGGGATGCTGACTTTGGACCTGATCCAGGAGGAAGACCCTTCTCCGGAGGAACCAGCCTCTTGCGCCGAGAGCTTTCGCGTGGACCTGGATAAGTCTGTGGCCCATCTGGCCAGCAGCCGGCGGAGAGCAGACTCAGACCGCATCCAGCCCTCCTCAGACCGAGCCAGCGGCCTGCCCCGGGCTTGGGAAAAGCCAGACAAAGGGGCCACCTACACGCCCCAGGCCCCCAAGAAGCTGAGCCCCGCAGAGAAAGGCCGCTGTGCCTCCTTGGAGGAGATCCTGTCTCAGCGGGACGCTGCCCCGGCCTGCACCCTCCAGCTGCGGGCCGGGGACCCCCCAGGCCTCATTCCACCCCACCCGGGGCAGCTGTCCCGGATCCAGGACCTGGTCGCCAGGAAACTGGAGAAGACTCAGGAGCTGCTGACAGAGGTTCAGGGACTGGGAGATGGGAAGCGAAAGGCCAAGGACCCCCCGGGGTCCCCTCCTGATTCTGAGTCAGAGCAGCGGCTGCTGGAGACGGAGCGGCTGCTGGGAGAGGCGTCGTCGAATTGGAGCCAAGCAAAGAGGGTGCTGCAGGAAGTCAGGGAGCTGAGGGACCTGTATAGACAGATGGACCTGCAGACCCCCGACTCCCACCTCAGACCAGCCACTCAGCACAGTCAGTACCGGAAGAGCCTGATGTGA